A stretch of Bacteroidales bacterium DNA encodes these proteins:
- a CDS encoding glycosyltransferase family 2 protein, with protein MINENEISILIPTYNNENTIYSCLTSAINTKALEILISDDLSSDNTVKIIKTFNDKRIKLFIQNRRLGLWKNHQFLLKKAKGKWIKFLQADDYLSENGLKKFCEVNDENVTIISSPSLYKNLETNKTFININVEKNIFFEQHKYLKRIIKYGNELSTPSNTLIKKNAIPITNYFWRNSLSCDLITNIIAASKGKVFFVKTGQIIRGIHSNQDTFKQGTLTFITRKVKTFLILNNLFDNKTKYIIHFYFFINIFALINEYNKNKNILTVREKVYCKSRIKQILKKLNYFYILINMLYIIKAIHFKYFSNHKYSIKEK; from the coding sequence ATGATAAATGAAAATGAAATATCAATTTTAATTCCAACGTATAACAACGAAAATACTATTTATAGCTGTTTAACCTCTGCTATAAATACTAAGGCACTAGAAATATTAATAAGCGATGATTTAAGCAGCGATAATACAGTCAAAATTATAAAAACTTTTAATGATAAAAGAATTAAGTTGTTTATACAAAATCGCCGTTTAGGATTGTGGAAAAATCATCAATTTTTATTAAAAAAAGCTAAAGGTAAATGGATTAAATTCTTACAAGCAGACGATTACTTATCGGAAAATGGTCTTAAAAAGTTTTGTGAAGTTAATGATGAAAATGTTACAATAATCAGTTCACCTTCATTATATAAAAACTTAGAAACCAATAAAACATTTATAAACATTAATGTAGAAAAAAATATATTTTTCGAACAACATAAATATTTAAAAAGAATAATAAAATATGGAAATGAACTTAGTACACCATCAAACACATTAATTAAAAAAAATGCTATACCCATTACCAATTATTTTTGGAGGAATTCACTTTCATGCGATTTAATAACTAATATAATTGCAGCTTCAAAAGGGAAAGTGTTCTTTGTTAAAACTGGTCAGATTATAAGAGGAATACATTCAAATCAAGATACATTTAAACAGGGTACACTAACCTTTATTACAAGGAAAGTAAAAACTTTTTTAATTTTAAATAACTTATTTGATAATAAGACAAAATATATTATTCATTTTTATTTTTTTATTAATATATTTGCATTAATAAATGAATATAATAAAAACAAAAATATATTGACTGTAAGAGAAAAGGTTTATTGTAAAAGCAGAATTAAACAAATATTAAAAAAATTAAATTATTTTTACATATTAATTAACATGCTTTATATAATAAAAGCAATTCATTTTAAATATTTTTCAAATCATAAATATTCAATAAAAGAAAAATGA
- a CDS encoding glycosyltransferase, translating to MKILHISNFDNGSTAIARLKAFKKNGAEVFTLNVVDNFPNKYKLYLYYNFGFDHVFNNLNTEILKISVKHKPDIIFIEKGNFVYPKTLALLKEFLNTKLVHYNPDDPFGSYQKGWSLLLKTIQQYDICFVARKCNINEYKKLGAKIIYTFNRGFDPELHKKIKLSEDDYKKFYTPVGFIGSYEEERAEYISFLIENKIPIKVYGGGWKNNKHWKIIKNNYIEGKYVGLEYVKVINAMDIALHFLRRANRDEQDHRTFEIPACGTFMLAQYSPFHKELFSIDKAAVLFDTKEDLLNKVNYFLQNNEERKIIAEKGYNIIREKGFDYENIIKQILILCQS from the coding sequence ATGAAAATACTTCATATATCTAATTTTGATAATGGATCAACAGCCATTGCAAGGCTAAAAGCCTTTAAAAAAAATGGAGCAGAGGTTTTTACTTTAAATGTAGTAGATAATTTTCCAAACAAATATAAATTGTATTTATACTATAATTTTGGCTTCGATCATGTTTTTAATAATCTTAATACTGAAATTTTAAAAATTTCTGTAAAACATAAGCCTGACATTATTTTTATTGAAAAGGGGAATTTTGTATATCCTAAAACATTAGCTTTATTAAAAGAATTTTTAAATACTAAACTTGTTCATTATAATCCTGATGATCCTTTTGGGTCATACCAAAAAGGATGGTCATTATTATTAAAAACTATTCAACAATATGATATTTGCTTTGTAGCAAGAAAATGTAATATAAATGAATATAAAAAACTTGGGGCAAAAATAATTTATACTTTTAATAGAGGTTTTGATCCTGAATTACACAAGAAAATAAAATTATCAGAAGATGATTATAAAAAATTTTATACACCTGTGGGTTTTATAGGCTCATACGAAGAAGAAAGAGCAGAATATATATCTTTTTTAATTGAAAATAAAATTCCTATAAAAGTATATGGCGGTGGATGGAAGAATAATAAACATTGGAAAATAATTAAAAACAACTATATTGAAGGTAAATATGTTGGATTAGAATATGTTAAGGTGATTAATGCTATGGATATTGCACTTCATTTTTTAAGGAGGGCGAATCGAGATGAACAAGATCACCGTACATTTGAAATACCTGCATGCGGGACATTTATGCTTGCTCAATACTCACCATTTCATAAAGAATTGTTTTCTATAGATAAAGCTGCAGTTTTGTTTGACACAAAAGAAGATTTGTTAAATAAAGTAAATTATTTTTTACAAAATAATGAAGAACGAAAAATTATTGCTGAAAAGGGTTATAATATTATTAGAGAAAAAGGATTTGATTATGAAAATATTATAAAACAAATTCTAATATTATGCCAATCGTAA
- a CDS encoding oligosaccharide repeat unit polymerase, protein MNNIILEILYNFLFLIIGMFMLNIYIKNNKLNIINILGLSHLTIFALLSLISIINGRIVNPFTFWEITRYYLSILLTTIGIFSFNIFLPKKLRYSTEINKLLKKYLSIPVKKKFIFFTITYIISWNIKITFNLSAYGSGNIDRVLALPYYIVVSKQLIEIILNGIAYIEIALIVINKSYIKWIYHLPIIISMIILVATSRSWFLWLFVLSILIYFWLNQKVNIKMFLKYLPIIFFIYLFLFPLIIGYRNTQVELNNENENLAGIELYRETLIRLWKKDYSEFKMKNKENLESRANFMEKNNLIMDEASIDPMMGELFFSSILYLIPRFFLPDKFVYFGAHSNEVIIGNYYGIPLTDISDNIPLYGYVDFLLPGCLLAGLIVSLIIYICFKIIMLLSDKFTILATSIFAIILVTSFRVEANYILFFSLLRNILVIYILIMLYDILRKYLLTKL, encoded by the coding sequence ATGAATAATATTATTTTAGAAATATTATATAATTTTCTTTTTTTAATAATAGGCATGTTTATGCTAAACATCTATATAAAAAATAACAAGTTAAATATAATAAATATTTTAGGATTAAGTCACTTAACCATTTTTGCACTTCTTAGTTTAATAAGTATTATAAATGGACGTATTGTTAATCCATTTACTTTTTGGGAAATAACAAGATATTATTTAAGCATATTATTAACCACAATAGGTATTTTTTCTTTTAATATATTTCTACCGAAAAAGCTTCGCTATTCTACAGAAATTAATAAATTGTTAAAAAAATATTTAAGCATCCCTGTCAAAAAAAAGTTTATTTTTTTTACTATAACATATATTATCAGTTGGAATATAAAAATTACTTTTAATTTATCTGCATATGGTTCTGGCAATATTGATCGCGTTTTAGCATTACCCTATTATATTGTTGTTAGTAAACAATTAATAGAAATAATTCTCAATGGCATTGCCTATATTGAAATAGCACTCATAGTTATTAATAAAAGCTACATAAAATGGATATATCATCTTCCAATTATTATTTCTATGATTATTCTTGTTGCAACATCAAGGTCTTGGTTTTTATGGCTTTTTGTATTATCAATTCTTATTTATTTCTGGTTAAACCAAAAAGTTAATATTAAGATGTTTTTGAAATATTTACCAATTATTTTTTTTATATACTTATTTCTTTTTCCATTAATAATTGGTTATAGAAATACACAAGTTGAGCTAAATAATGAGAATGAAAATTTAGCTGGGATTGAATTATATAGAGAAACATTGATAAGATTATGGAAAAAAGACTATAGCGAATTTAAAATGAAAAATAAGGAAAACTTAGAATCTCGTGCTAACTTTATGGAGAAAAACAATTTAATAATGGATGAAGCATCTATTGACCCTATGATGGGTGAACTTTTTTTTTCAAGCATATTATACTTAATACCTCGCTTTTTTTTACCTGATAAATTTGTGTATTTTGGAGCACATAGCAATGAGGTAATAATAGGTAATTATTACGGCATACCTTTAACGGATATTTCTGACAATATTCCACTATATGGTTATGTTGATTTTTTATTACCGGGTTGTTTATTGGCTGGTTTGATCGTATCGCTTATAATTTACATTTGTTTTAAAATTATAATGTTATTATCAGATAAATTTACAATACTAGCCACTTCTATCTTTGCAATAATACTGGTAACTTCATTTAGGGTAGAAGCAAATTACATATTATTTTTCTCTTTATTACGAAATATACTAGTAATTTATATATTAATAATGTTATATGATATTTTAAGAAAATATCTTCTTACAAAGTTATAA
- a CDS encoding glycosyltransferase family 9 protein, translating into MKIIIKKMKVYIFRPGQLGDALTMVPVIYIIRKLHPESNFILITDKPAKSHYVFSWEVFKNFDFFEKVIPYSKNFCDMIKIFIELRKNPDSILYLLAVKTKWGKLRDKIFFRYICGVEKIVGLKESHTNLFRRKSNGYLVKALRDSEKFIRIVERYHNVKFDRPEGCLLPINNHIVHKVNQIFENVQSELNKSSYLISICAGTKMPAKKWFSDRYAEIANRLIEKKNAFLIFLGGKEEFYEIETLITNIRKKNKVLNLVGKTSVIESAEILRRSSLYLGNDTGTMHLAATVGTKCVTIFSSRGVFGRHIPYGKGHVNIIKRVECEGCNLEVCIEKNMECLRQIEVEEVWAILNDILL; encoded by the coding sequence ATGAAAATAATTATTAAAAAAATGAAAGTTTATATCTTTAGACCGGGGCAATTAGGTGATGCTCTGACAATGGTACCTGTGATTTATATAATTAGAAAATTACATCCTGAATCAAATTTTATATTAATAACGGATAAGCCAGCTAAATCACATTATGTGTTTAGTTGGGAAGTTTTTAAAAACTTCGATTTTTTTGAAAAGGTTATCCCCTATTCAAAAAATTTTTGTGACATGATTAAAATTTTTATTGAGCTTAGAAAAAACCCAGATTCTATTTTATATTTGCTTGCTGTAAAAACAAAATGGGGGAAGTTGCGTGATAAAATTTTCTTTAGATATATCTGTGGAGTAGAAAAAATAGTTGGGCTTAAAGAAAGCCATACAAACTTGTTTAGGAGAAAATCAAATGGTTATCTTGTCAAAGCATTAAGGGATTCAGAAAAATTTATCAGAATTGTTGAACGATATCACAATGTTAAATTCGACAGACCTGAAGGTTGTTTGCTTCCTATAAACAACCATATCGTACATAAAGTCAACCAAATTTTTGAAAATGTTCAATCAGAATTAAATAAATCATCCTACCTTATTTCTATATGTGCAGGCACTAAAATGCCAGCAAAAAAATGGTTTAGTGATAGATATGCCGAAATTGCTAACAGATTGATTGAAAAGAAAAATGCTTTTCTCATTTTTCTGGGTGGAAAAGAAGAGTTTTACGAAATAGAAACACTAATTACCAATATACGTAAAAAAAACAAGGTATTGAATTTGGTAGGTAAAACTTCAGTCATAGAATCGGCAGAGATTTTAAGGAGAAGTTCACTATATTTAGGAAATGATACTGGAACTATGCATTTAGCAGCAACTGTCGGAACAAAATGTGTTACCATTTTTAGCAGTAGAGGAGTATTTGGAAGACATATCCCTTATGGTAAGGGTCATGTTAATATTATCAAAAGAGTTGAATGTGAAGGCTGTAATTTAGAAGTTTGTATCGAAAAGAACATGGAATGTTTACGACAGATAGAAGTAGAAGAAGTATGGGCAATATTAAATGATATATTATTATGA
- a CDS encoding glycosyltransferase family 4 protein, whose product MMNLIFWQNTISPHQLPYIFEISKINDVTKVILIAPIILSEKRKKLGWTISYKETDKFKVILNPDKNQIKNIFLQYQENSHHFFSGIRAFPFVFNAFKISLNYNIKRSIITESPFFYKKPPFLHFIKQFFFEYKYYKHIYSFYAMGSTACKWYSKLYKGPIINFKYCTNSVQTNFNHPKNSVIKLVFVGSLIKLKNIEMVIKALSKCKEKKIEFHLIGDGPLRNKLIRMTQKFNLSNNVFFHGVIKNEEIPLTLSQFDVLILPSFYDGWGSVVNEALMAGLYIIVSNRCGSKDLIDNNGVRGIIIQPKIKELLSALNYVSRNIDIININRKNRIEWSIKYLSPTTIAKEFFLSLNS is encoded by the coding sequence ATGATGAATCTCATTTTTTGGCAAAATACAATAAGCCCTCATCAATTACCTTATATTTTTGAAATATCTAAAATAAATGATGTTACAAAGGTAATTTTAATTGCTCCTATTATACTAAGCGAAAAAAGAAAAAAATTAGGATGGACCATTTCTTACAAAGAAACTGATAAATTCAAGGTTATTTTAAATCCAGATAAAAATCAAATAAAAAATATATTTTTACAATATCAGGAAAACAGTCATCATTTTTTTTCAGGCATAAGAGCTTTTCCATTTGTATTTAATGCATTTAAAATATCTTTAAACTATAACATAAAACGTTCTATAATCACAGAATCTCCATTTTTTTACAAAAAACCCCCATTTCTTCATTTTATAAAACAATTTTTTTTTGAATATAAATATTACAAACATATTTATAGTTTTTATGCCATGGGTTCCACTGCATGTAAGTGGTATTCTAAACTTTACAAAGGGCCAATTATCAATTTTAAATATTGCACCAATAGTGTGCAAACTAATTTTAATCATCCTAAAAATTCAGTAATTAAATTAGTTTTTGTCGGAAGTTTAATTAAACTTAAGAATATTGAAATGGTAATAAAGGCATTATCAAAATGTAAAGAAAAAAAAATTGAATTTCACCTAATTGGCGATGGTCCTTTAAGAAATAAACTTATTAGAATGACCCAAAAATTTAATTTAAGCAATAATGTTTTTTTTCATGGAGTTATAAAGAATGAAGAAATTCCATTAACTTTATCACAATTCGACGTTTTAATACTTCCATCTTTTTATGATGGTTGGGGATCAGTAGTTAATGAAGCTTTAATGGCAGGTTTATATATCATTGTAAGCAATCGATGTGGCAGCAAAGATTTAATTGATAATAATGGAGTAAGAGGTATTATTATTCAACCAAAAATAAAAGAATTATTAAGTGCTTTAAATTATGTATCAAGAAATATAGACATAATCAATATTAATAGAAAAAATAGAATAGAATGGTCAATAAAATACTTATCACCGACTACAATAGCAAAAGAATTTTTTCTTTCGTTAAATTCATAA